One part of the Symphalangus syndactylus isolate Jambi chromosome 1, NHGRI_mSymSyn1-v2.1_pri, whole genome shotgun sequence genome encodes these proteins:
- the CHRM1 gene encoding muscarinic acetylcholine receptor M1, whose translation MNTSAPPAVSPNITVLAPGKGPWQVAFIGITTGLLSLATVTGNLLVLISFKVNTELKTVNNYFLLSLACADLIIGTFSMNLYTTYLLMGHWALGTLACDLWLALDYVASNASVMNLLLISFDRYFSVTRPLSYRAKRTPRRAALMIGLAWLVSFVLWAPAILFWQYLVGERTVLAGQCYIQFLSQPIITFGTAMAAFYLPVTVMCTLYWRIYRETENRARELAALQGSETPGKGGGSSSSSERSQPGAEGSPETPPGRCCRCCRAPRLLQAYSWKEEEEEDEGSMESLTSSEGEEPGSEVVIKMPMVDPEAQAPTKQPPRSSPNTVKRPTKKGRDRAGKGQKPRGKEQLAKRKTFSLVKEKKAARTLSAILLAFILTWTPYNIMVLVSTFCKDCVPETLWELGYWLCYVNSTINPMCYALCNKAFRDTFRLLLLCRWDKRRWRKIPKRPGSVHRTPSRQC comes from the coding sequence ATGAACACCTCAGCCCCACCTGCTGTCAGCCCCAACATCACCGTCCTGGCACCAGGAAAGGGTCCCTGGCAAGTGGCCTTCATTGGGATCACCACGGGCCTCCTGTCGCTAGCCACAGTGACAGGCAACCTGCTAGTACTTATCTCTTTCAAGGTCAACACGGAGCTCAAGACAGTCAATAACTACTTCCTGCTGAGCCTGGCCTGTGCTGACCTCATCATCGGTACCTTCTCCATGAACCTCTACACCACGTACCTGCTCATGGGCCACTGGGCTCTGGGCACGCTGGCTTGTGACCTCTGGCTGGCCCTGGACTATGTGGCCAGCAATGCCTCCGTCATGAATCTGCTGCTCATCAGCTTTGACCGCTACTTCTCCGTGACTCGGCCCCTGAGCTACCGCGCCAAGCGCACACCCCGCCGGGCAGCTCTGATGATCGGCCTGGCCTGGCTGGTTTCCTTTGTCCTCTGGGCCCCAGCCATCCTCTTCTGGCAGTACCTGGTAGGGGAGCGGACAGTGCTAGCTGGGCAGTGCTACATCCAGTTCCTCTCCCAGCCCATCATCACCTTTGGCACAGCCATGGCTGCCTTCTACCTCCCTGTCACAGTCATGTGCACGCTCTACTGGCGCATCTACCGGGAGACAGAGAACCGAGCACGGGAGCTGGCAGCCCTTCAGGGCTCCGAGACGCCAGGCAAAGggggtggcagcagcagcagttcAGAGAGGTCTCAGCCAGGGGCTGAGGGCTCACCAGAGACTCCTCCAGGCCGCTGCTGTCGCTGCTGCCGGGCCCCCAGGCTGCTGCAGGCCTACAgctggaaggaagaagaggaagaggacgaAGGCTCCATGGAGTCCCTCACATCCTCAGAGGGAGAGGAGCCTGGCTCCGAAGTGGTGATCAAGATGCCAATGGTGGACCCCGAGGCACAGGCCCCCACCAAGCAGCCCCCACGGAGCTCCCCAAATACAGTCAAGAGGCCGACTAAGAAAGGGCGTGATCGAGCTGGCAAGGGCCAGAAGCCCCGTGGAAAGGAGCAGCTGGCCAAGCGGAAGACCTTCTCGCTGGTCAAGGAGAAGAAGGCGGCTCGGACCCTGAGTGCCATCCTCCTGGCCTTCATCCTCACCTGGACGCCGTACAACATCATGGTGCTGGTGTCCACCTTCTGCAAGGACTGTGTTCCCGAGACCCTGTGGGAGCTGGGCTACTGGCTGTGCTACGTCAACAGCACCATCAACCCCATGTGCTACGCACTCTGCAACAAAGCCTTCCGGGACACCTTTCGCCTGCTGCTGCTTTGCCGCTGGGACAAGAGACGCTGGCGCAAGATCCCCAAGCGCCCTGGCTCCGTGCACCGCACTCCCTCCCGCCAATGCTGA